TCCTCGCAAGGGGGCGCAGTAACTTTAGAAGCCCAGCGATGCTGGGCTTTTTTTATGGCTCGACGGATTGGACCGGCTCGAGGGCGCTGAAGGCCGCCCGGCCCAATGGCGGCTCGGCCGTTGGTTCGGCGAAAATGCGTCGCAGGCAGGCGTCGAGCGCATCGAGACCGGCCGGCTTCGGCAGGACCGCGGCGAACAGCGCGTGCGGCACATGCGGCACGTGGGACACCTCGGCGCCGGCGCGCGCGGCCGCTTCGGCTGCGTCGGCTCGTTCGCCCGTCATCAGCACGACCGGTGTGACGCCCGGGCCCTCGCGGTCCTTCGCTCGAATACGCCTTGCGAGATCGACGCCGCTCGCACCCGGCATATGCAGGTCGGTGATGACCAGGTCGAAGCGTTGCCGCATCATGGCGGCGAGCGCGTCGTCGACGTCGGGCGCGACGATGCTGCGATAGCCGAGCACATCGAGTTGCCGCGCGACGACCCTGCGATTGATCTCGTTATCGTCGACGACGAGCACGAGGCGCGGCACCGCGGCGGCATCGGGAGCCGGGCCGGGCGCGACAGTGTGCGCGCGCGGCGGCCTGACGCGTACCCCATGGTTCACGCCTCGCAGCGCGCACACGCGCTGTACCGCGCTCCACGACAATGGATTCACCGACAGCGTGAACTGGCCGGAGACCTCACGCAATCCGCCCGGCGCGAATGCCTGGGATACCCGAATGAATCGGTCCGTGCACGATGACGCGGAAGGTGCCGCGTCTTCATCAGCAAACCAGAGATCGAGATGCTCCGGCGCGGGCATGCCGGCCGGCACGACGTCGACGCCGAGCCTGTCGAGCAGGTCGCACAACGCCACGCGCTCGTCGCGCGCGGCCAGATCGACGAAGGCCGTGCGCCGGCCGCGCGCCGATGGCAGACGTGCAAAACGCTCGACCGTAAACGGCGCATGGAACGCGACGCATACGCCGAACGTCGCACCGTGGCCGACCTCGATATCGCCGCCCATGCGCTGCGCGAGCACGCGGCAGAGTGCGAGGTCCGGATCGTCCGTTGCGCGCATGCCAGCCGGTGGGTTGGCATCGGTGGCATCAATGCGGTCGTCCGATGCAGGGTCGCCCGCTCGCGCCGCACTGGCCCGCCTTTCGCCGCTGACGCCGATAAACACGCGCTGCGCGCCGGCGTTCAAGGTCTCGCTGCGGGCAGCAACCGTGAGCCGGTCCGCGCCGGCCGATTCGATCGCGGCGGCGAGCAGATTGAACACGATCTGGCCGACGCGCTCGCGGTCGGCCAGCACCGACGCGGCGACCGTCCGGTCGATGCAGACGCGTAGTTCGACGCCTTTTGCCACTGCGCGAGGCGCGAGCAGCACGACCACGCCGTCGATCACGTCGCGCAGGTCGACCGGTGTCTCGTCGAGCACAATCGCACGCGCGTCGACCGGCGCCGGGTCCAGGCCGTCGCGAACTGTCTGCGCAAACGTCGCTAGTGCCGAGCGAACGACTTGCGCAACGGGCGTCGCGCCAAACGGCGCAGCCTGGGCGTGCGCGTCGTTCAACATCTCGACGATCGCCTGCGCCGGACCGCATGCGATCCGTTGCGCTCGCTCGGCCGC
The genomic region above belongs to Paraburkholderia edwinii and contains:
- a CDS encoding ATP-binding response regulator: MNDAVIPAGAWPRVRRWHEAARAGAAQHPASLASICAFALLGAPATGIVVSALIALSRSCTVNAAALRRARSVEEEFARLRSVVARQHAHIEHLQTEAQQHRAAAELERARAAERAQRIACGPAQAIVEMLNDAHAQAAPFGATPVAQVVRSALATFAQTVRDGLDPAPVDARAIVLDETPVDLRDVIDGVVVLLAPRAVAKGVELRVCIDRTVAASVLADRERVGQIVFNLLAAAIESAGADRLTVAARSETLNAGAQRVFIGVSGERRASAARAGDPASDDRIDATDANPPAGMRATDDPDLALCRVLAQRMGGDIEVGHGATFGVCVAFHAPFTVERFARLPSARGRRTAFVDLAARDERVALCDLLDRLGVDVVPAGMPAPEHLDLWFADEDAAPSASSCTDRFIRVSQAFAPGGLREVSGQFTLSVNPLSWSAVQRVCALRGVNHGVRVRPPRAHTVAPGPAPDAAAVPRLVLVVDDNEINRRVVARQLDVLGYRSIVAPDVDDALAAMMRQRFDLVITDLHMPGASGVDLARRIRAKDREGPGVTPVVLMTGERADAAEAAARAGAEVSHVPHVPHALFAAVLPKPAGLDALDACLRRIFAEPTAEPPLGRAAFSALEPVQSVEP